Proteins encoded together in one Benincasa hispida cultivar B227 chromosome 1, ASM972705v1, whole genome shotgun sequence window:
- the LOC120088895 gene encoding ribonuclease H2 subunit A, whose product MSSQYPVPKWASKPCVMGIDEAGRGPVLGPMVYGCLYCASSYLKELSSLNFADSKTLKEEKREELFEDLKANESIGWAVDVIDPRELSSKMLNKVKINLNEISHDSAMGLVTKVLGIGVLLTEVYVDTVGDPEKYRIKLSEKFPSVKFVVAKKADSLYPVVSGASIVAKVTRDRALREWALEETAENMHRNFGSGYPGDPTTKCWLEDHKHSVFGFPTLVRFSWGTCTSYFKDIVEVSWESDKVDEDGATTGSGKKQLRLSSVGITTSKRKSEEIESNAKGRCKFFQARKLEQLTHF is encoded by the exons ATGTCTTCGCAATATCCAGTCCCAAAATGGGCTTCCAAGCCTTGTGTAATGGGCATCGATGAAGCTGGTCGAGGCCCTGTTTTAG GGCCAATGGTGTATGGATGCTTGTACTGCGCTAGTTCATATTTGAAAGAACTTTCGTCTTTGAATTTTGCAG ACTCgaaaactttgaaagaagaGAAGAGGGAGGAATTGTTTGAAGATTTGAAGGCTAACGAGTCAATTGGATGGGCTGTTGATGTCATAGATCCTCGAGAACTTTCATCGAAAATGCTAAATAA AGTAAAGATAAACCTAAATGAAATATCACATGACTCTGCAATGGGTCTAGTCACCAAGGTTCTAGGCATTGGAGTTCTTTTAACTGAG GTTTATGTGGATACTGTTGGTGATCCTGAAAAGTACAGAATTAAGTTGTCTGAAAAATTTCCCAGTGTAAAATTTGTAGTTGCAAAGAAAGCTGATAGTTTATATCCTGTTGTCAGTGGGGCAAGCATAGTCGCAAAG GTCACAAGAGATCGTGCATTGCGGGAATGGGCATTGGAGGAAACAGCTGAAAACATGCATAGAAACTTTGGTTCTGGATACCCTGGAG ATCCAACAACTAAATGTTGGTTAGAAGATCACAAGCACTCGGTATTTGGGTTCCCCACATTAGTCCGCTTCAGTTGGGGTACCTGCACGTCATATTTCAAAGACATTGTTGAAGTATCATG GGAGTCGGACAAAGTGGATGAAGATGGGGCAACGACGGGAAGTGGTAAGAAACAATTAAGACTAAGCAGTGTTGGTATCACCACATCGAAGAGAAAGAGTGAAGAAATTGAATCAAACGCCAAAGGACGGTGCAAGTTTTTCCAGGCTAGAAAACTTGAACAACTCACTCATTtttga